From one Flavobacterium sp. N502536 genomic stretch:
- the nuoL gene encoding NADH-quinone oxidoreductase subunit L, protein MDTNLALLLVLSPFLGFLINVFFGKSLGKTVSGIIGTAAVVVSFAVTLFFFSQISQTKQALQVTLFDWIQISNLKINLGFLLDQLSLLWLLFVTGIGSLIHLYSISYMHDDENMHKFFAYLNLFVFFMITLVIGSNLLVLFIGWEGVGLCSYLLIGFWHKNQDYNDAAKKAFIMNRIGDLGLLIGMFILGSMFSTLDYATLKTAIAGAANLNIPLLSLAALCLFIGACGKSAQIPLYTWLPDAMAGPTPVSALIHAATMVTAGIFMITRLNFVFDLAPDVQSVIAVIGAITSLVAATIGLVQTDIKKVLAYSTVSQLGLMFLALGFGAYEVAVFHVITHAFFKACLFLGSGSVIHGLHGEQDMRKMGGLRKAMPITFWTMLISSLAISGVPFFSGFFSKDEILLTAFHHNIPLYVVGSVASIMTAFYMFRLMFLTFFKDFRGTEEQKHHLHESDGLITFPLVILAILATFGGLISLPGNSWLNGYLAPLFTKVAGEEHHLGTTEYTLMGVAVLGGLLGILIAYVKYFKQDNVPEADENISGLTKVLYNKYYVDEAYDAIFVRSVNGLSRFFRDYIETGLSALVFGLGKVANELAFQGKKLQNGSIGLYLFAFVLGLCAIVSYIFLAK, encoded by the coding sequence ATGGATACCAATTTAGCTTTACTTTTAGTTTTATCTCCTTTTTTAGGATTTTTAATCAATGTTTTCTTTGGCAAGAGCTTAGGAAAAACGGTTTCAGGAATCATCGGAACTGCTGCTGTAGTCGTTTCTTTTGCTGTTACGCTTTTCTTCTTCAGTCAAATCAGCCAAACCAAACAAGCCCTTCAGGTTACTTTATTTGACTGGATTCAAATTAGTAATTTAAAGATCAATCTTGGATTTTTATTAGATCAGTTGTCTTTATTATGGTTGCTTTTTGTAACCGGTATCGGATCATTGATTCACTTATACTCTATCAGCTATATGCACGACGATGAGAATATGCACAAGTTTTTTGCTTATTTGAATCTGTTCGTATTCTTCATGATTACTCTTGTAATTGGAAGTAACTTGTTAGTTTTATTTATCGGTTGGGAAGGTGTTGGACTTTGTTCGTACTTATTAATTGGATTCTGGCACAAAAACCAGGATTACAATGATGCTGCGAAAAAAGCTTTCATCATGAACAGGATTGGAGATTTAGGTTTATTAATCGGAATGTTCATACTAGGTTCTATGTTCTCTACTTTAGACTATGCTACTTTAAAAACAGCAATCGCAGGAGCAGCAAACTTAAACATCCCGTTGCTTTCGCTAGCCGCTTTATGTTTGTTTATCGGAGCTTGTGGTAAATCAGCACAAATTCCATTATACACCTGGTTGCCTGATGCGATGGCAGGACCAACTCCGGTTTCGGCATTAATTCACGCTGCAACAATGGTTACAGCCGGTATCTTTATGATTACCCGTTTGAATTTTGTATTTGATTTAGCTCCGGACGTTCAGTCGGTTATTGCGGTTATTGGTGCCATCACTTCGTTAGTTGCGGCAACAATTGGTCTGGTTCAGACGGATATTAAAAAAGTATTGGCCTACTCTACTGTTTCTCAATTAGGTTTAATGTTTTTAGCATTAGGATTTGGTGCTTACGAAGTAGCCGTTTTTCACGTAATTACTCATGCTTTCTTTAAAGCTTGTCTGTTCTTAGGTTCAGGATCTGTAATTCACGGTTTACACGGAGAGCAGGATATGCGTAAAATGGGTGGTTTGCGTAAAGCGATGCCAATCACTTTCTGGACCATGTTAATTTCATCATTAGCCATTTCAGGTGTTCCGTTTTTCTCTGGTTTCTTCTCAAAAGACGAAATTTTATTAACGGCATTCCATCACAATATTCCACTTTATGTAGTAGGATCTGTTGCTTCGATCATGACGGCATTTTATATGTTTAGATTGATGTTCCTTACTTTCTTCAAAGATTTCAGAGGAACCGAAGAGCAAAAACACCACTTACACGAAAGTGACGGATTGATTACTTTCCCATTAGTAATTTTAGCGATTCTGGCTACTTTTGGCGGATTGATCAGTTTACCAGGAAACAGCTGGTTGAATGGTTATTTAGCCCCTCTTTTCACGAAAGTGGCAGGCGAAGAGCACCATTTAGGTACAACAGAATATACTTTAATGGGTGTTGCCGTTTTAGGCGGATTACTAGGTATTTTAATTGCTTATGTGAAATACTTCAAACAGGATAATGTTCCGGAAGCGGATGAAAACATTAGCGGTCTGACCAAAGTGTTATACAATAAATATTATGTAGACGAAGCTTACGATGCTATTTTCGTTCGCTCTGTCAACGGATTATCAAGATTTTTCAGAGACTATATCGAAACAGGTTTGTCTGCTCTGGTTTTTGGATTAGGAAAAGTAGCCAATGAACTGGCTTTTCAAGGTAAAAAATTACAAAACGGAAGTATCGGATTATATCTTTTTGCATTTGTTTTAGGGCTTTGTGCCATTGTTTCCTATATATTTTTAGCTAAATAA
- the nuoK gene encoding NADH-quinone oxidoreductase subunit NuoK: protein MGNILNQIGIENYIFLSVVLFCIGIFGVLYRRNAIIVFMSIEIMLNAVNLLFVAFSTYHQDAQGQVFVFFSMAVAAAEVAVGLAILVSIFRNLGSISIDNLKNLKG from the coding sequence ATGGGTAATATATTAAATCAAATAGGTATTGAAAACTACATCTTTTTGAGTGTTGTACTTTTCTGTATTGGTATTTTTGGTGTATTGTACAGACGAAATGCTATTATCGTTTTCATGTCTATCGAAATCATGTTGAATGCTGTTAACCTTTTATTTGTTGCTTTTTCAACTTACCATCAAGACGCACAAGGACAAGTCTTTGTATTCTTTTCGATGGCAGTTGCTGCAGCCGAAGTTGCAGTTGGATTGGCTATTTTAGTTTCGATCTTTAGAAATTTAGGTTCGATTAGTATCGATAATTTAAAAAATTTAAAAGGATAA
- a CDS encoding NADH-quinone oxidoreductase subunit J, whose amino-acid sequence MIHIPDFAHATTVQIIFCFLAFITVITAFLTIFSRNPIHSAIYLVICFFSIAGHYLLLNSQFLAIVHLIVYSGAIMILFLFTIMLMNLNEQKEVHRPRITRLGAIVSFCLICIVLIAIFINSKPIVGEYDSTGEDFQSIKVLGKILLNEYMVPFEFASILLLVAMIGTVLLSKKEKLNK is encoded by the coding sequence ATGATACATATTCCCGATTTTGCACACGCAACAACTGTACAAATTATATTTTGTTTCTTAGCGTTTATTACCGTGATTACCGCTTTCCTGACTATTTTTAGCAGAAACCCAATTCATAGTGCTATTTATTTAGTGATTTGTTTTTTCTCTATTGCCGGTCATTATTTACTATTAAACTCTCAATTTCTGGCTATCGTACATCTTATAGTCTACTCGGGAGCGATTATGATTTTATTCCTGTTTACGATCATGTTGATGAATCTGAACGAACAAAAAGAAGTGCACCGTCCGAGAATTACACGTTTGGGTGCCATTGTTTCTTTCTGTTTGATTTGTATTGTACTGATTGCAATTTTCATCAACTCTAAGCCAATTGTTGGCGAATACGATTCAACCGGTGAAGATTTCCAATCGATTAAAGTATTGGGTAAAATATTACTGAACGAATATATGGTTCCGTTCGAATTTGCTTCGATCTTGCTTTTAGTAGCCATGATTGGAACTGTATTATTGTCTAAAAAAGAAAAATTAAATAAATAA